The Erythrobacter sp. HL-111 DNA segment CACAGGCCCGACAGCGTCGCCGCCAGAACGGCACGGATACGGTGCGCCGGGCGGCCTCCGGTCTGGAGGAAGACGGGGTTGATGTCGGGCGTGTTGACGAAGAAATGCGGGCGGAAGAAGTTCCGGGGCGCCTCCTTCGTCAGTTCCTCGACATACTCCGTCAGTTCGGCCTTCGAATTGCGCCAGGTGAAATAGGTGTAGCTCTGCGAGAAGCCGACCTTGGCGAGGCGATACATGACCTTCGGCCTCGTGAAAGCTTCCGAGAGAAAGATGACTTCGGGATGGGCCGAGCGGACTTCGCGGATCATCCATTCCCAGAACGGGAAGGGCTTGGTGTGCGGGTTGTCGACGCGGAACACCTTCACGCCCTCGCTCACCCACAGCAGCACGACGTCGCGCAGCGCCAGCCACAGGCCGGGCACGGCGTCGGGGCCGTAGAAATCGACATTGACGATGTCCTGGTATTTCTTGGGCGGGTTCTCGGCGTATTTCATGCTCCCGTCGGGACGCCAGGCGAACCAGCCCGGATGCTCGGCGAGCCAGGGATGGTCGGGCGAACACTGGATCGCGAAATCGAGCGCGATTTCGAGCCCGTGCTCCTTCGCCGCGGCGACGAGTGCGCGGAAATCCTCGAAATCGCCGAGCTCGGGATGAATGGCGTCGTGCCCGCCTTCGGGACTGCCGATGGCATAGGGACTGCCGGGGTCGCGCGCTTCCGGCGTCAGGGTGTTGTCCGGCCCCTTGCGGTTGGTCTTGCCGATGGGATGGATCGGCGGGAAATAGAGCGTGTCGAAGCCCATTTCCGCGACGCGCGGGAGGTGGCCGATCACGTCGCGCAGGGTCCCGTGGCGGGACTTGTCGTCGGTCATCGAGCGCGGGAAAAGCTCGTACCAGCTCGAAAACTGCGCCTCGCGTCGTTCGGCGTCGAGAAGTTGCGGCGGCGCGGCGGCGCGGTGGTGGTGCGGGTCCAGCGCCTCCATCGCTTCCACGACCGCCGGATCGGTGAAGACATCGCGCCGGGCGGCATCGCTTTCGGCCCCGTCAAGCGCGGCGAGCGCCTGGTCGAGCACCGCGCGGTGCTTCGAATCGGCCGAGCGCCGCGCGTTTTCGAGAAAGCGGCGGCCTTCCTCGAAGTCGACCGGCTGTGCGACCCCTGCCTCGACCTTCTTGACGATGCTCTCGCGGAAATAGCCGAAGCGGTCGTCCCATGCCTCGACGGTGAATTCGTGGCGACCGAGCCGTTCGGGGGTGAAGGCGGCCGACCACTCGTCGTTGCCTTCCTCGAACATCGGCACCGCGTTCCATTCGCGCGCCCGCTCGGCCCGCCAGAGAAGGCGCGCGCCGATCTTCTCGTGGCCGTCGGTGTAGATGTGCGCGCCGACCTCGATCCGCGTGCCGACGAT contains these protein-coding regions:
- a CDS encoding alpha-1,4-glucan--maltose-1-phosphate maltosyltransferase; the encoded protein is MHDPREPAPASGEARVLLDRLEPGNPVAERVALRLEALLDAGADGFVFEGLEARAVPFHRALAERLRDRRQGVLLIAATPGLPRDDALALARSGAFDRCLSSFGWWDQRARWLLDENAALAPHCPLVAEITPAAASRASDPEAARTLLVAALFTGSGALVPADLAARIGDAEDLARAMAQDAPLGGMEVLTAAGSPVTGIIRHDAADERSAQAARILLLNPGQAPADIPASLLDGRRWRQLRRIDGTADPLAPLGPHEARLLAAEAPRAVAHKARGSKKAAMIAAEAPRIIVENLVPRVDGGDFAVKCIVGTRIEVGAHIYTDGHEKIGARLLWRAERAREWNAVPMFEEGNDEWSAAFTPERLGRHEFTVEAWDDRFGYFRESIVKKVEAGVAQPVDFEEGRRFLENARRSADSKHRAVLDQALAALDGAESDAARRDVFTDPAVVEAMEALDPHHHRAAAPPQLLDAERREAQFSSWYELFPRSMTDDKSRHGTLRDVIGHLPRVAEMGFDTLYFPPIHPIGKTNRKGPDNTLTPEARDPGSPYAIGSPEGGHDAIHPELGDFEDFRALVAAAKEHGLEIALDFAIQCSPDHPWLAEHPGWFAWRPDGSMKYAENPPKKYQDIVNVDFYGPDAVPGLWLALRDVVLLWVSEGVKVFRVDNPHTKPFPFWEWMIREVRSAHPEVIFLSEAFTRPKVMYRLAKVGFSQSYTYFTWRNSKAELTEYVEELTKEAPRNFFRPHFFVNTPDINPVFLQTGGRPAHRIRAVLAATLSGLWGVYSGFELCDAAPLPGREEYAASEKYEIRPREWRASGDIVADVTLLNRLRRGHPALQTHLNTRFYPAHDDSVIFYGKPSADGSDMILVMVNMDPHGEHSCDFEVPLWEFGLPDDGALAVEDLASGERFAWHGKHHSIHLTPDEPYRIWRIEPEGGAHG